From Phragmites australis chromosome 5, lpPhrAust1.1, whole genome shotgun sequence, a single genomic window includes:
- the LOC133917419 gene encoding homeobox protein ATH1-like: protein MTSNPSTFSQIGVEAMNGGYFMAGSGGGGGGMMSTDVPYFHPSMLLEHGGFGFGLGGAAIGGAATATDLGAQFAANNVILASFASQLFATAPAPPQDDHLGARTPPGEDMDDGYGAADVGSCSVACLACPGQSGAMAVWSSSSSKKPYGSWSSVDGSSTVSVHGSCHLAELPDAACVHYPLTACGSANAPAASELSLTLCPKSSSDGMLNATDQCSSVASRSALTELPPVYPRARSRSAHFAVVVARSPYAAVAQEVLNDVVGRLLNGVADLAADSDSGPWQSSGSVGAPSAVSSNQLIACSGEHPHGGDAGPRWGEAQRIRSDLIKMLQLIDQKYNQCLDEIQSTMAKFSTLTQSGGAGIGNGSICAPFAHRALSAMYRGLRRRIAGEIMAAASRPACLGESSSSVTAGDMERSWEAAFIQKHWAVQQLRPGEQQCWRPQRGLPEKSVAVLKAWMFENFLKPYPNDHDKDVLAARSGLTRNQVSNWFINARVRIWKPMIEEMYQDLKRSSAGGGQGVAMEQHMSSQDLVG from the exons ATGACAAGTAATCCGTCAACGTTTTCGCAAATCGGTGTGGAAGCCATGAACGGCGGTTACTTCATggcgggcagcggcggcggcggcggcggcatgatGAGCACTGACGTGCCGTACTTCCACCCGAGCATGCTTCTTGAGCATGGCGGCTTCGGGTTCGGCCTCGGCGGCGCGGCAATTGGCGGCGCCGCGACGGCGACGGACCTGGGCGCGCAGTTCGCTGCGAACAACGTGATACTCGCCTCCTTCGCCAGCCAGCTCTTCGCCACCGCGCCCGCACCGCCGCAGGACGACCACCTCGGCGCGAGGACGCCGCCGGGGGAGGATATGGACGACGGGTATGGTGCCGCCGACGTTGGCAGCTGCAGCGTGGCATGTCTGGCGTGCCCCGGCCAGTCGGGTGCGATGGCGGTTTGGTCATCATCGTCGTCCAAGAAGCCGTACGGCAGCTGGAGCAGCGTCGACGGATCAAGTACCGTCTCGGTCCATGGGTCCTGCCACCTCGCCGAGCTCCCTGACGCGGCCTGCGTCCACTACCCGCTCACCGCATGCGGCAGCGCCAatgcgccggcggcgagcgagcTGTCGCTGACCCTGTGCCCCAAGTCGTCATCGGACGGCATGCTGAACGCCACCGACCAGTGCTCGTCGGTAGCAAGTCGCTCTGCCCTGACCGAGCTGCCGCCGGTGTACCCGCGAGCGCGCTCCAGGTCCGCGCACTTCGCCGTGGTGGTGGCGCGCTCGCCGTACGCGGCGGTGGCACAGGAGGTGCTCAACGACGTTGTCGGTCGCCTGCTGAACGGCGTTGCGGACCTTGCCGCCGACTCGGACAGCGGCCCGTGGCAGTCGAGTGGCTCGGTTGGCGCGCCGTCCGCGGTCAGCTCGAACCAGCTCATTGCATGCTCCGGGGAGCACCCGCACGGCGGTGACGCCGGCCCCCGGTGGGGGGAGGCTCAGAGGATCAGGAGCGACCTCATCAAGATGCTTCAGCTG atcgATCAAAAGTATAACCAATGCTTGGATGAGATCCAGAGCACGATGGCCAAGTTCAGCACCCTGACGCAGTCGGGCGGCGCCGGCATCGGCAATGGCAGCATCTGCGCGCCGTTCGCGCACCGTGCCTTGTCGGCAATGTACCGTGGCCTGAGGCGGCGGATCGCCGGCGAGATTATGGCGGCGGCGAGCAGGCCCGCCTGCTTGGGGGAGTCGTCGTCTTCGGTGACGGCCGGCGACATGGAGCGGAGCTGGGAGGCGGCGTTCATACAGAAGCACTGGGCGGTTCAGCAGCTGCGGCCCGGCGAGCAGCAGTGCTGGCGGCCGCAGCGCGGCCTGCCGGAGAAGTCCGTCGCCGTGCTCAAGGCGTGGATGTTCGAGAACTTCCTGAAACC GTATCCGAACGACCATGACAAGGACGTGCTAGCTGCAAGAAGCGGCCTCACCAGGAACCAG GTGTCGAACTGGTTCATAAACGCGCGAGTTCGGATATGGAAGCCGATGATCGAGGAGATGTACCAGGATCTGAAGAGGAGCTCAGCTGGAGGAGGGCAGGGGGTGGCAATGGAGCAGCACATGAGCAGCCAAGATCTTGTCGGTTAG
- the LOC133918666 gene encoding mitochondrial carrier protein CoAc2: protein MDARAREAAESSGAALPLAVRELVAGGVAGGVAKSAVAPLERVKILFQTRRAEFHGSGLIGSFQTIFRTEGLLGFYRGNGASVARIVPYAALHYMAYEEYRRWIILGFPNIEQGPVLDLMAGSIAGGTAVICTYPLDLVRTKLAYQVKGAVNIGFRESKPSQQVYKGIMDCVKTIYRQNGLKGLYHGMAPSLYGIFPYSGLKFYFYEKMKTHVPEEHRKDIIAKLGCGSVAGLLGQTITYPLDVVRRQMQVQALSSSSLVGKGTFESLVMIAKQQGWRQLFSGLSINYLKVVPSVAIGFTVYDSMKVWLKVPSREEAATVAVLTEERSNAAPIHSS, encoded by the exons ATGGACGCGCGGGCccgggaggcggcggagagCAGCGGCGCCGcgctgccgctcgccgtgcGGGAGCTCGTCGCTGGAGGGGTCGCCGGAGGCGTCGCCAAGTCCGCCGTCGCGCCGCTCGAGCGCGTCAAGATTCTCTTCCAG ACAAGAAGAGCAGAGTTTCATGGTTCTGGATTGATAGGATCCTTCCAAACTATCTTTCGGACAGAAGGTCTTTTAGGGTTTTACAG GGGAAATGGAGCTAGTGTTGCTCGAATTGTTCCTTATGCAGCTTTGCATTATATGGCCTATGAAGAATACCGCCGATGGATCATTCTTGGTTTTCCTAATATTGAGCAAGGGCCTGTTCTTGATCTCATGGCCGGATCGATAGCTGGAGGAACAGCTGTCATATGCACATACCCTCTTGATCTAGTCCGCACAAAGCTGGCTTATCAG GTAAAAGGTGCAGTGAATATCGGTTTCAGAGAATCTAAGCCCTCTCAGCAGGTTTACAAAGGGATCATGGATTGTGTCAAAACAATATACAGACAAAATGGACTGAAAGGCCTATACCATGGCATGG CTCCATCACTATATGGAATCTTCCCTTACTCTGGTCTTAAGTTCTACTTTTatgagaagatgaagactcATGTTCCTGAAGAGCACAGAAAAGATATCATAGCAAAACTTGGTTGTGGATCAGTTGCTGGTTTGCTAGGACAGACAATAACATACCCCCTTGATGTTGTTAGGCGGCAAATGCAG GTTCAGGCCCTTTCATCATCCAGCCTTGTGGGGAAAGGAACATTTGAAAGCCTTGTTATGATAGCGAAACAGCAAGGTTGGCGACAACTATTCTCAGGATTATCTATCAACTATTTGAAG GTTGTACCATCTGTAGCCATAGGATTTACTGTTTATGACTCGATGAAGGTTTGGCTTAAAGTTCCATCAAGGGAGGAAGCAGCAACTGTTGCTGTATTGACAGAAGAAAGAAGTAATGCAGCTCCTATTCACTCCAGTTAG
- the LOC133917420 gene encoding inorganic pyrophosphatase 2-like, producing MAASNGAPLVVFDFDKTIVDCDSDNWVVDALGATQRFDELLRQLPWNYAIDAMMGELHSQGKTIQDIRACLRTAPLSPHVTAAIRSAHALGCELRILSDANTFFIDTILAHHGLAGYFSAIDTNPAHVDAAGRLRIRPYHEFHASAPGHGCALPTCPPNMCKGKVMERILLHLQEEASAGAATAKRRRRAVVYLGDGRGDYCPSLKLCEGDYVMPRTGYPVCDLIAGSPPGAGHGTVRGWAGFEDLGRVLLGIVDNEIARSASVPEEDVAGVGMVPVPECRVLPPLVPSVQEALLPKAVRVPN from the exons ATGGCGGCTAGCAACGGCGCCCCCCTGGTGGTGTTCGACTTCGACAAGACCATCGTCGACTGTGACAGCGACAACTGGGTCGTCGACGCCCTCGGCGCCACCCAACGGTTCGACGAGCTCCTGCGCCAACTGCCCTGGAACTACGCCATC GATGCAATGATGGGCGAGCTGCACTCGCAAGGCAAGACGATCCAAGACATCAGAGCTTGCCTCAGAACGGCGCCGCTGTCCCCTCACGTCACCGCGGCCATCAGATCCGCGCACGCCCTTGG GTGCGAGCTGCGGATCCTGAGCGACGCCAACACCTTCTTCATCGACACCATCCTCGCGCACCACGGCCTCGCCGGCTACTTCTCCGCGATCGACACCAACCCCGCCCACGTGGACGCCGCCGGCCGCCTCAGGATCCGCCCCTACCACGAGTTCCACGCCTCCGCCCCCGGCCACGGTTGCGCCCTCCCCACATGCCCTCCCAACATGTGCAAG GGCAAGGTGATGGAGAGGATACTCCTCCACCTCCAGGAAGAAGCCTCGGCCGGCGCCGCCACGGCGAAGAGGCGGAGGAGGGCCGTCGTGTACCTGGGCGATGGCAGGGGCGACTACTGCCCGTCCCTGAAGCTGTGTGAAGGGGACTACGTGATGCCGCGGACGGGGTACCCCGTGTGTGACCTCATCGCGGGCTCACCGCCGGGCGCCGGGCACGGCACCGTCCGCGGGTGGGCCGGCTTCGAGGACCTCGGCAGGGTGCTTCTCGGCATCGTCGACAACGAGATTGCCCGCTCTGCAAGTGTACCGGAAGAAGATGTCGCCGGCGTGGGCATGGTCCCCGTGCCCGAGTGCCGCGTCCTGCCGCCGCTGGTTCCCTCCGTGCAGGAGGCGCTCCTCCCCAAGGCGGTCCGTGTGCCCAACTGA